The following DNA comes from Actinomycetota bacterium.
GAAAGCGGTCACGGATCGGAAGTGACAATCAGCGTCACGGTCAACCCGAAGATATCCGCCACTTTCACATCAGAGGGAGTACGCGTGCGCTCGAACACCGCGTGGCGCATGGAGGTTCTCGGAGCGAATGGCTCCCAGCCGAAAACCATCAGCGGCGGCCCCACCGCCGGCCAGTTCGTACCGCTGCCGCCGGACAGCACCGTTCTTTCACTGGTGCACGACGGGTAATCGCCGTAGGTATCAATGTCTTCAATCATTGATACTTGACCAATAGTTGCGGCGTTTAAGCAGCTCAGATGATGCTTTGAACTATCAATCCGCTGGATTTCTAATATGGTGCGGGTGAGAGGAGTTGAACCTCCACGGGGTTGCCCCCACATGGACCTGAACCATGCGCGTCTGCCGTTCCGCCACACCCGCATACTGTGCGCCCGAGTAATCTATCATATAGGGTAAACTGCTGGAAGTGACAGTTGCCCGCCGCTGAATTTTTCCCAGGCGAAAGGAAGCGCGATGACCTCACCCGCGATCAAAGCCGAGAATCTGAGCTATTCTTACGGAGAGATCGAGGCGGTGCGAGACGTCAGCTTCGAGGTGCTGCCCGGAGAAATACTGGGCTTCCTCGGCCCGAACGGCGCAGGAAAGTCCACCACCATAAAGATGCTGACGGGACTGCTTCCGCCAAAAGGCGGGCACGCCGAGATACTCGGCGAGAGACTCGGCCGCGACAACTCGGGAATCCAGGCCCAAATCGGCGTGTGCTTCGAGGAGAAAAACCTCTACCTGGACATGTCGGCCATCGAAAACCTCGACTTTCACGCGTCGCTTTTCGGCATCAAAAACCCAGGCTCGATGGATATTCTTCGGCGAATGGGGCTGGCCGACCGGGCGAAAGATCGCGTGGAAAGCTTCTCGAAGGGCATGCGACAGCGCATGATGATCGCGCGAGCGTTCATCAACAAGCCCAAGGTCCTCTTTCTCGATGAACCCACCAGCGCCCTTGACCCCGTCACCTCGGCGCAAATACGCGAGACAATCAAGGCTGAGGCTGGGCGCGGCGCTGCGGTTTTGCTCACCACTCACGACATGTTCGAAGCCGACCAGCTTTCCGATCGCGTCGCGTTCATCAACGAGGGCAAGATCGTCGCATTGGACTCCGCCGAAAATCTCAAGCTTGAGCACGGTCAGCGCTCGGTACGCATCCGGCTGCGCAACGGAGACGGAGTACGCGAGGAGCACATTCCTCTCGGCGACGATGGATCCGCGGCCAAAATCGCCGAGTTGGCGTCTTCCCCTGACCTGATGACCATTCACACGGAGGAGGCGACTCTCGAGGCGATTTTCATCAAGCTGACCGGCAGGGGGCTGGCCTGATGAAACCGGCGGTCTCACGACTGGATATCATCGGCGCACTGCTCAAGAAGGAGCTCATCGCCTACTCACGCAACAGGCTTTACCTCTTTCTGACGCTGTTGACACTTGTCCTCGTCGTCGTCATGTTCTGGGTGATGCCCGATACCGTTGACGAAACGATCACTCTGGCCGTCTCGCCGCCCGTCGAAACGATACTCGCCGAGGGCAGAGAGGCGCTTTTGGCAATGGGGGCAAGCGAGGAGCAGCTCGCTGCGTTGACAGAGGCCAACATCGCCGAGGCTCAGGACGGGGTAATTCTGCTCGAATTCGAGACTGAAGCCGCTTTGGTCGAGGCGATCGAGGCCCAGGAGGATGTGAGCATCGGTATCGCTTTTCCCGAGACGTTCGTGCGGGATGTCGCAACAGGCGCCGACGGTGTTTCGGTTACGATCTATTCGGCCGCCGCGATACCTGACGAGCTTCAACGCGCGGTCAAGAGCTTCGTGCGCGAGGCCGCCTATCAGATCGCCGGAAAACCGCTGCCGATAACGCTGCCGGCCGCCGAAACTATCGTCCTGGGCGAAGACCGCGTTGGCGAGCAGATATCCATACGCGACAAGATCGTGCCGATGCTCGCATTCATGATGCTGCTCATGGAGGCTTTCTCGATGGCCTCGCTCATATCGGTCGAGATGCTCAGGCGTACGGTGACCGCGGTGCTGGTCACGCCGGCAAGGATCGCCGACGTACTGATCGCCAAAGCGACCTTTAGCACGGGTCTGGCGTTCGCTCAAGTAGCTATCGTCCTCGGCCTCGTGGGAGCCTTTACCGCCGAGAACTGGTGGCTTCTCATGATGGCCATAGTTATCGGCGCGATGACATTTACCGGCGTGGCAATGATCGCCGGAGCGGGCGGCAAGGATTTTCTCGGCCAGATGTTCTACACGATGATGCTCACGGTCCCGCTCATCATACCCACATTTTCCGTGCTCTTTCCCGGCACCGCAGCACTGTGGATACAGGTCATTCCGACATATCCGGTGCTCTCCGCTCTAGTGGACATTACTGTGTACCAGGCCGGCTGGACGGATGTCTGGGGCTCACTTGCCCTTGGCACAGGATGGGCAGCGGTGCTGTTCTTAGCGGGATGGTTCGTCCTTTCCAGAAAGGTGAGATCACTATGAGCCTCTCTCGGATATGGAAGATGCTTCGCAAGGACCTCAAGTTAGGCCCCCGATCGCCTTTCTTCCTGTACGCGCTTGTTCTGCCTGTGGTGCTGACAGTCATCTTTCAGTTCGCCTTTGGCGCGCTTTTCGAGCCGCGTCTCCGGCTTGGCGTCGTGGACGCGGGCAACTCGGCGGTGGTCACGAAAGTGCGTGAGCTCGAAGGCATAGAGGTTACAGAGCCTGACGATGTCACTGACCTCAGAAGACAGGTGGAGGCACACGACCTCGACGCCGGCCTCGTGCTACCTGCTGGCTTTGACGCTGCCGTCGCTCAAGGTGAGCGTCCGGCTCTTGAGTTCTTCGTCAGCGGCGAGAGCCTCGCGTCAAATCGCATCGTCCTGGCCGTCACCGCGCTTGACCTTATTCGAGATCTTGAGGGCGAGCCGCCGCCCGTTGACGTACAGATCGTAAATATCGGCGAGGAGGCGTTGCCCCTCTCTGTGCGCCTCATACCCGTGATCATGTTTTACGCTCTCGTGCTTGCGGGTGTCACCGTTCCCGCCGCAAGTTTGGTGGACGAGAAGGAGAAAGGCACTCTCACGGCCGTGCTGGTCACGCCGGCAAAGATAAGCGAGGTTCTCATTGCGAAGTGGGCGCTGGGTGTGGTGCTCGCTTCTTCCATGTCGATGGTGACGCTCACGCTCAACGGCGCCATAGGCCCCCGTCCCGCCGAGGTACTGCTCGTGGTATTGGTCGCGGCGATACTCACATCCTCACTCGGCCTGCTGGTCGGGGTGGTCTCGAAAAACTCGGCGATGATGCTGGGTGTCATCAAAGGAGTTGG
Coding sequences within:
- a CDS encoding ABC transporter ATP-binding protein; amino-acid sequence: MTSPAIKAENLSYSYGEIEAVRDVSFEVLPGEILGFLGPNGAGKSTTIKMLTGLLPPKGGHAEILGERLGRDNSGIQAQIGVCFEEKNLYLDMSAIENLDFHASLFGIKNPGSMDILRRMGLADRAKDRVESFSKGMRQRMMIARAFINKPKVLFLDEPTSALDPVTSAQIRETIKAEAGRGAAVLLTTHDMFEADQLSDRVAFINEGKIVALDSAENLKLEHGQRSVRIRLRNGDGVREEHIPLGDDGSAAKIAELASSPDLMTIHTEEATLEAIFIKLTGRGLA
- a CDS encoding ABC transporter permease, coding for MKPAVSRLDIIGALLKKELIAYSRNRLYLFLTLLTLVLVVVMFWVMPDTVDETITLAVSPPVETILAEGREALLAMGASEEQLAALTEANIAEAQDGVILLEFETEAALVEAIEAQEDVSIGIAFPETFVRDVATGADGVSVTIYSAAAIPDELQRAVKSFVREAAYQIAGKPLPITLPAAETIVLGEDRVGEQISIRDKIVPMLAFMMLLMEAFSMASLISVEMLRRTVTAVLVTPARIADVLIAKATFSTGLAFAQVAIVLGLVGAFTAENWWLLMMAIVIGAMTFTGVAMIAGAGGKDFLGQMFYTMMLTVPLIIPTFSVLFPGTAALWIQVIPTYPVLSALVDITVYQAGWTDVWGSLALGTGWAAVLFLAGWFVLSRKVRSL
- a CDS encoding ABC transporter permease, producing MSLSRIWKMLRKDLKLGPRSPFFLYALVLPVVLTVIFQFAFGALFEPRLRLGVVDAGNSAVVTKVRELEGIEVTEPDDVTDLRRQVEAHDLDAGLVLPAGFDAAVAQGERPALEFFVSGESLASNRIVLAVTALDLIRDLEGEPPPVDVQIVNIGEEALPLSVRLIPVIMFYALVLAGVTVPAASLVDEKEKGTLTAVLVTPAKISEVLIAKWALGVVLASSMSMVTLTLNGAIGPRPAEVLLVVLVAAILTSSLGLLVGVVSKNSAMMLGVIKGVGFVLFAPALWYIFPEWPSWIAKLFPLYWIIDPVWHVSIMRAPVTDVLPELAVATGITFALLGLVVVLARKMQAQTSTG